AAACCTCTATTGAATCTCAACAAAAAGAATGaaacagaaaaaagaaaagaaaagaaaagaaaagaaaagggggtGGGTGGGGGGGTGAGGGGAACATGAGCATAATGATCTTGTAATTGAGGTACATCTGGAGTACAACTGTAACAAAAGAGTATATAGGCGTGACCTATGATATGTTAATGACTAGCTAAGATACCTTTTCTAAATTTGAAATCCTTATCATAAATATAGGAACTACAGTGCTTTGGAAATGCAATTCAATTATCAGTCTTTGTCCTGTTGATGAGATGCTTCAACATTCAAGTCAAAGGGCCTTGGCTCTTCACATTTCTTTGCGGTACTCCATGTCTCTCTGGCTGCAACAACAAATACCCTGCCTCAGTTCCAAATGAAGTTGGTTATATGAATCCTTAATATCCGTTCCACACCATTAAGTCAATATTAGGcatataactttttatttttttgttttttggttAGGATGGAGGAGGATTAGTTAGGATGAAAAAAACCCTCGAGAATCAGCTCGATATATCTTAGCCAAAGCAGATGGAAGGAGGTCTTTTTGCAATCTTTTTGAATCATGGAACATCAATGTATTGTGCAATTTTATCTCTTTTGGTAATGGAGAGCTAATGAGACGAAAACCATAGTTTTCTATCCAGGTCCCTATGCGCTCTGATACTGATGGAATTACCAGCTTTTCTACCTTTAGATAGCAAAGAGCCTGCAACAAATAGGATCATCAGCTCAAGATTAGTGTAAAAGTTAGGTCATAAGATAACTATAGGTAACCGTTCATTAACAATAAGATTAGTGACCTCAAAAATTAGAAATATACTGATAGTGTAAAACTGAGATGGCATTCTTACTGATTCAATGGCAACCATTAGCTTTCTGCACATTCCTTTTCTCCTATATTCCTTATTTGTCGCGATGAAGGGCATTTCAGCAAGGTTTGTTCCGTGAATCCTTCAATATATTAACTAGGTGATAAGCATTAAAAAAACACATACTTATGGCTGATGTTGAAGCTGGTTCAAGAGAGGTATATACCTTATGGTCGCTGCAGAAATGATCTCTTCATCCTTTTCTAAAATAGCTGTGTAAAAGCCCCTGAAATTCACCCTGTTGAAATTTGACCTGCAAGAAGTTTTCATTAGGAAATAAAGAGCATTCACATTTTATTCTTCGTGCAATATATGATGAGAGATTGTAGCTTACCCACAGTTGTAGACCACACTTTTGACGACATCAATTCTAGTATGCCTGTCTATAATTTGTTCGAAACAATCCTCCATAAGTCGTCGGGCCACGACTAGCTTGGAGTGGCACACAGTTCTTTGATAATGGTCTTCTATATTAATGCCAGAGCCATCATCTGTGTTCTGAAGAAGTGTCCATTTGTAGCTTCTATCGAGCTCATGCTCAACACCAAGAATGCCCCTCTCCAGTTTATCATAGATCTTCACAATGATAATTCAACTCAGAAGCCATCTTAGTTATCATTAGTAGTAGCTAATAAGCCTATAAGTCATTTATATTCAGAAGCATCTTAGTTATCATTAGTAGTAGCTAACAAGCCTATAAGTGATTTACAAGTACAAGGTCAATGTGTATTTCTAAGCCTAATGCAGAGACAATATGTTATTTCTTCCCATCTGCCTAAGCCTTAGAAGACACAGTCGTCTGGTACTTGTGTTGGTGGGAGGTAGCAAGTATTCGTGGAATAGTCAACATGCACACAAACTGACTTACTTTTGCTAAAAAAAAACTGTTTTCAAAAGCTTTAGGATTTTGAATGTGTTACCTCATTGCAGATATGGTCACAGAATGTGCCTTGTGGGGTGTTATTAATGTCTATACTGGCTGGTTCTCTGGCTAGATGGCACTCCCAGTGATCTGTACAATAGGAAATAAAATGTACGGTCTAAAATTGCAATTCCTAGAGGACAAGAGTTTGCACCATagaacaagaaactcaaaaggATACAGACAGAAACCAGAAAAAAACATATCTTTACTTACATTTTTTCTcacattgatgacattttagCAAATAATCATTTTCATAAGCAGGATCACCACAGAATTTGCATACACAAAATGCGCAATACCATGAACCATTAGGAACCTCCTGCAATTGAGAAACTCCACAATTTATCAGTGTCAATATGATTTAACTCAATTAAGGATAACTATGTGGTAGCACtcaagggtgtggcctagtggtcaatgaagtgagtTGAGAACTATGAGGTCTCAGGTTTAAATCCAAACAGAGACAACAACCCTAAGTGATGTCTTCCCATCTGTTCGAGCCTTGGTGGACAGAATTACTTGGTACTTGTTGGCTGTTGCTAGTGGGAGGTGGTAGGTATCCCGTGGTATTAGTCGAGGTGCGTAAAAGCTGCCCCGGACACCACAATTatttaaagagaaaaaagaagaagataactATCTAGTAAAAGGGAGCCTTGTCGCAATGACAAGGGTGGTTGTCATCTGACAGAAGATCACGGGTTCAAGTTGCAGAATGCAACATTAGGGTTGCGTACAACAGATGCAGCCCTTTCCCGAACCCTGCATATTGCAAGAGCTCAGGGCAGGCTGCATACAATATGTGTCCAACCGGTCCTCATTTCTTGCATATAGCAGGAGCTTAGTGCATGAGGCTACCATTTAAAATAACTATATAGTGAAAGTGTTTGATTTATCACCTTCATTCCCAAGCATTTTCCATGATGGTAAGTAGAGCTGCATTTGTCACAACACATCAGGTCCCCTCCATCAGCACAAATCATGCAAGCATCATCATACGAGTCACTAGCTTCATCACTTGTTTCAATTAAGTTAAATCGATGAAATTTACGTTCTTCTGGTAGATTCCAAGCTTGAATCATGGAAGACAAGAGAGAAGAACATGTTTCAGCAATgaaaattttctcataatgtttGCTAGATATTCCTCCAGCATGCTTATAGAAGTCTCCTACTGTAAAAACATTATAGCAACAAGAACATAGTATGCCTTCCTTTTGTATCCTCCCCTGTTTCTTTCTTGTCTCCCCTTCTATGACAACAACTTCTGCATTTTCTTGAATTACATCACAATCTATAAGCCATGAAAGTATTGTTGCTCTTCTCTGCCTTTGGCCAATTTCTTTCCTCCTACTTTTTTCTGCTCCTTTTCTCCTACcccatgtattttttttcttacttaaAACAGAAGAATCGTGATTATCCTCTGATGAAGATGGTTCATCTCTAACCATTTCCAGTTTTGCATTTTGCTCTTTCTTCGAATGACGATTTCGTTTCCTGCTTCTCCCCATTGAAGAATTATCAAGATTTGTGTCATCTTCAGTGAGATAGCCTTTTATGGGGTTAgccaaaaactcctttttagcCTTTTTCTCAGGTAATTTTGCACCATAATGCAAGTCACTCATGCTATATGAAGATCCTGAACTCCAAGAACTAGAACTGCTTCTCtgtttcttttgttttcttgatCTTCCAGCCATTTTTTCAATCATAAAAGAAGCTCTTTtgactttctttttttcttttttcctcttgCTTTTGACAATGAAACAAATGGTGATAAACTCATAAAAAGGTCAAATAACAGTTGTGTACAAATTTTTCCAGAATAAGAAATGCAtgcataaaacataataaatgaGTGATTTGTTACCCTTTTCACAATGATTCTTTGTTTTTAATGCAATTgatagcttttttttttttttggaatggTAACTGAAGAGGTGGAAAAGAGGGAGGGTAGATTTCCTTATCAAATGACATTATTATAAGTGTCAGCTGGTTAATACATTTTTGCAAAATTAGCATACCAAGTTCATATCAAGTTCGCATATTCTATAATTTCTAAAATTCTAATAGGTTTggaaaaatatatcaaataattaaattggtTACATTTGTTTCTCTATTTTGATTCATTTTGTTGCCCGGGGACTTGAAAGTGCTCCAAAAATCTATGGCCTATTTGGAAACTATGGTGTAATTATTAGATGGTGTATTAAACTGTAATAATGTCGAATCAGGCCGCCTTCACACGGCGTCTATcatctttttcaaaataaggaTTATATGGTATAAACAAAAATGTCGAATCAGGCCACCCTTTGCCTTGAAAGAATTCACACGCGGTCACCAACTTTTCCAAAATAAGGATTATATGATATAAACAATAGTGTCGAGTCAGGCCGCCCTTTGTCTTGAAATAATTCACACGCGGCCATCAGCTTTTCCAAAATAAAGATTATATGGTATAAACAATAGTGTCGAATCAGGCCTCCCTTTGACTTGAAAGAATTCACACCCGGCCACCAACTTTTCCAAAATAAAGATTATATGGTATAAACAACAATGTCGACCCTTTATCTTGAAAGAATTCAAGTGCGACCATCAGCTTTTCCAAAATAGGGCAGACTTGTTGCTTACTACTCATCAAAACATCCGACCTATACTATAGTCAAATCGTTCGCCATTCTGATCTCCTATCTGACTTATACTATAGTCAAATCGTTCgcctttctttctttctattcATCCAACTCATAATTATACCATGTGATTACTATCACTTGTGGCTTCATAATAAATGTATTGTGGTGTCTGAAGTGTCATCTCCTATATCAAGAACCTGATAAGGTGTGAATAAAGAGACGCCCATGTTCTAATATAGTACATAAATAAGTGAAAGAATTAAAAGTGTTGTCAAGCAACCGAAATCGAGCAAAGAAATCACATCTGAGCTAATTAGAACTAAGTTATCTATATTTAGTTTTTACAAGTTAACATCATCATGAGGGTGTCATTTAATGTTGAATTAAAAGTGACTGTCATTAGGAAAATTATTGTAAACTTTGATTTATCAAATTAACCTTTTGCGtattgttttaatatttttcactaACCATTGATATGCTGTTTAGGCTAGTAaagtactttttaaaatttagataacTATGTCGCctaattgttttaaaatatatacattgcTCACTTTCTGACTCCCCATATTATTTAAATTGTTTTGTTATATAAAGTCAAAGCTAAGTTGTTAATTTTGACTAATAAATATTATGTCAACTGATAAAGATATTCAAACTTAAACAGGTTGAGCATCTCATAAGTTATGTGAAAAATCATTCTTTTGAGATATAATCGATCTATTGAAAGTAGTAATATGCCAATTAAGTGAGAGATTAACATTTCAGTACATAAGTTGAAATGGAGATTGAGACGAACTTTTTtaacctaatttttttttgtcatttacTCTATAGTTGCAAGGACATCACATCATAAGTTTTTCGAGATATAACAACTTATTAATATGCTTGAGCAATATCTATATTTTTGCAATACACTACTTTTTGtgaagttaaaatttaaatgaaGTTAGGTTAATGTAATCTTTTAAAGTTGTTCATTTATGAAGTTTTCAGTTGCGATAATGATAGTAATCCATGTTTTGATCTATTTGAGGTGAAAAAAGACACTCTTTACTTGTAGGGTTTAGGTGAAAAGACAAATCTAAATTATTTGTGGTAAAGTTATACAAATTGGACCCattagataaaatatttattcaaattggaTCAAATCCAAATTATTTACTCTGATTGGATTCGTGACTCAAACTATTTACCCAACTACTCCCTTGTTTTATTCACTGAACCACTGCTTCTTCATCCTATATATATTCTAATGATAtctatatactctgatggtatttGTGTACTTTGATTATATTAAGCAGTAATTGAGCAATCTTTTCAAAGAAACACTGTTTGTTATGTATATACTCTAATGATATCAAGAAATAATTGAATAGTATTTCCACTGAAGAACTACTTTttactctttgataccatcgaaatagatatataaaaataaaggaaTAGCCGCTCGTAAATAGTTTTCCTTTTGTTACAAGTGTTCTTTTCTCATTATTTGCAAGTtacaaaggaaagaaatatcCACTTATTCAGCAATTGAAAGTCTCAATGGGTTGATTATATCC
The genomic region above belongs to Solanum dulcamara chromosome 5, daSolDulc1.2, whole genome shotgun sequence and contains:
- the LOC129888501 gene encoding increased DNA methylation 1-like, yielding MKTSCRSNFNRVNFRGFYTAILEKDEEIISAATIRIHGTNLAEMPFIATNKEYRRKGMCRKLMVAIESALCYLKVEKLVIPSVSERIGTWIENYGFRLISSPLPKEIKLHNTLMFHDSKRLQKDLLPSALAKIYRADSRGETWSTAKKCEEPRPFDLNVEASHQQDKD